In Massilia violaceinigra, one DNA window encodes the following:
- a CDS encoding isochorismatase family protein, whose protein sequence is MNTLLIIDMQNAWLNNPAQPCFDSAGVVGRINHAASHIRAQGGKVIFVQHSDADAGIGSAPWQVIPALEQAATDSTVQKLAGDSFAATDLAAQLAASATTTLYISGFATEFCIDTAVRAAASRGLHVVVLSDAHTTADRPHLAAPAIIAHHNWVWSGLPVPADSSLTVCTTAEAFPA, encoded by the coding sequence ATGAACACACTCCTGATCATCGACATGCAGAACGCATGGCTGAACAACCCCGCCCAACCGTGTTTCGACAGCGCCGGCGTTGTCGGGCGCATCAATCACGCCGCCAGCCACATCCGTGCGCAGGGTGGCAAGGTGATCTTCGTCCAGCATTCGGATGCGGATGCCGGCATCGGCTCGGCGCCCTGGCAAGTCATCCCGGCGCTGGAACAAGCCGCCACCGACAGCACGGTGCAAAAGCTGGCGGGCGACTCGTTCGCCGCGACCGACCTGGCGGCGCAGCTGGCCGCCAGCGCCACCACCACCTTGTATATCAGCGGCTTCGCCACCGAATTTTGCATCGACACCGCCGTGCGCGCGGCGGCCTCGCGCGGCTTGCACGTGGTGGTCTTGTCGGATGCGCACACCACCGCCGACCGTCCGCACCTCGCTGCGCCGGCCATCATCGCGCACCACAACTGGGTGTGGTCAGGCTTGCCGGTGCCCGCCGACAGCTCACTGACCGTGTGCACGACGGCCGAGGCGTTCCCCGCCTGA
- a CDS encoding DEAD/DEAH box helicase: MPAQYVNTLRYWFDVEALMYPDIPRPGKRPAFFKRYDEKLPWLPAPRGTLADDAPHGRHKYFVWFGLVEKGVLEAELVEMFPLEAAEEKFSGNHVHPAKGNTFLCAVEIGSDGRPSVDTLQLAAFAVAFAEKKNKTRIGYGVTLFGLKNKLHELAMGNHGIADADWFDDITDFLISELDWKPRTLLARAQLCAHEVTLIDRRGKKFPREPEMDPVNSFYLDDLDRMRQEAEHGAGSAQIQAYLDGHERSDARRGDARRGDARRSDARRDITRPASVNAALDPRRFPLGRWPTEFPLFLMQQVAVNIGLETLADGGIFSVNGPPGTGKTTLLMDIIAARVVERARILVQFANPEAAFARSPHQVEYPANSSGVAFRGPCFHIDERLLDTGIVVASENNKAVENITLDLPSIKKVAPQALLVDGEPFDYFAASAESILNEEKKKLPGEAGEAEAPGEDDAGDEHGKIRCWGLISVPLGKMANRSLVANRLGAFKESGLAKQLAAAGASLNWEAARTRFNQAVAEVEAIQAAILDYDGALPAWKAARELSAAFDGAAAAARQRNDDASAALAALDTDAAGNASAIATNLQERELHATEWPAWRQLLARFFSKATFAGFQSRQQALSDEYDSLRTERARLKVARLEALTSASNCAAHWQAARADAATHAAALRTVRQRLDALAATLGEAAFDPAAFAALPVEQQQKSLPRSNARYHTARATVFVAAMQLHKAFLKHAGKPFETNFRLALAMLAQEGYIQPHLAAMARHLWATFFLAVPVVSSTFASVSRCFADLGEGEIGLLLVDEGGQAVPSHALGAIWRSKRALIVGDPLQVEPVVTMDKKLDYGILSYHQAPAEHQLTAYSAQHLADRGNRFGANVVQYDGSDLWVGAPLRVHRRCADPMFSLSNQIAYNAKMVYGPARAEEEQATALRPLLGPSCWHDIVDGEFEEHYNEREGAVAAGIVVRYASNGWVDKAHGLPDLFLISPFKSVAQELTGLLRARADEWAGDADDEAIAKWLHGHVGTVHTFQGKECETVVFVLGGKTNEARNWAAGRPNIINVAATRAKRRLYVIGNRQQWSRTLFGRQLADAVPLLSQPGSEL, translated from the coding sequence ATGCCTGCACAGTATGTCAACACGCTTCGATACTGGTTCGATGTCGAAGCGCTCATGTATCCCGATATTCCCAGACCAGGCAAGCGGCCCGCCTTTTTCAAGCGCTACGACGAGAAGCTGCCGTGGCTGCCGGCGCCCCGGGGCACGCTGGCGGACGACGCGCCGCACGGCCGGCACAAGTATTTCGTCTGGTTCGGCCTGGTCGAGAAAGGCGTGCTGGAAGCGGAACTGGTGGAGATGTTCCCGCTCGAGGCGGCCGAGGAAAAATTCAGCGGCAACCACGTCCATCCGGCCAAGGGCAACACCTTTCTGTGCGCCGTCGAAATCGGTTCGGACGGCCGGCCCAGCGTCGACACGCTGCAGCTGGCCGCGTTCGCCGTCGCCTTCGCGGAAAAGAAAAACAAGACCCGGATCGGCTACGGCGTGACCCTGTTCGGGCTGAAGAACAAGCTGCACGAACTGGCCATGGGCAACCACGGCATCGCCGACGCCGACTGGTTCGACGACATCACCGACTTCCTTATCAGCGAGCTGGACTGGAAGCCGCGCACCCTGCTCGCGCGCGCCCAACTGTGCGCGCACGAGGTCACGCTGATCGACCGCCGCGGCAAGAAATTTCCGCGCGAGCCGGAGATGGACCCGGTCAATTCCTTCTATCTCGACGATCTCGACCGCATGCGCCAGGAGGCCGAGCACGGCGCCGGCTCGGCCCAGATCCAGGCTTACCTCGACGGCCACGAGCGTAGCGACGCCCGGCGTGGCGACGCCCGGCGTGGCGACGCGCGACGTAGCGACGCCCGACGCGATATCACCCGTCCCGCCTCGGTCAATGCCGCGCTCGATCCGCGCCGTTTTCCGCTGGGACGCTGGCCGACCGAGTTTCCACTTTTCCTGATGCAGCAGGTGGCCGTCAATATCGGTCTGGAAACCTTGGCCGACGGCGGCATCTTTTCGGTCAACGGCCCGCCCGGCACCGGCAAGACCACCCTGCTGATGGACATCATCGCCGCCCGCGTGGTCGAGCGCGCCAGGATCCTGGTGCAATTCGCCAATCCGGAAGCGGCGTTCGCGCGCTCGCCGCACCAGGTGGAGTATCCGGCCAACAGCAGCGGCGTCGCCTTCAGGGGGCCATGCTTCCACATCGATGAGCGCCTGCTCGACACCGGCATCGTGGTCGCCAGCGAAAACAACAAGGCGGTCGAAAATATCACGCTCGACCTGCCCAGCATCAAGAAAGTGGCGCCGCAGGCGCTGCTGGTGGACGGCGAACCGTTCGACTATTTTGCCGCCAGCGCCGAATCGATCCTCAACGAAGAAAAGAAAAAGCTGCCGGGCGAGGCAGGCGAGGCCGAGGCGCCCGGGGAAGACGACGCCGGCGACGAGCATGGCAAGATCCGCTGCTGGGGCCTGATTTCGGTCCCCCTCGGCAAGATGGCCAACCGCAGCCTGGTGGCCAACCGCCTCGGCGCCTTCAAGGAGTCAGGCCTGGCGAAACAGCTCGCCGCCGCGGGCGCCTCGCTCAACTGGGAAGCGGCGCGCACCCGCTTCAACCAGGCCGTGGCCGAGGTCGAAGCGATCCAGGCCGCGATCCTCGATTACGACGGCGCGCTGCCGGCATGGAAGGCGGCGCGGGAACTGAGCGCGGCGTTCGATGGCGCCGCCGCCGCGGCACGCCAGCGCAACGATGACGCCAGCGCGGCCCTGGCCGCGCTCGATACCGATGCCGCCGGCAATGCCTCGGCCATCGCCACCAATCTGCAGGAACGCGAACTGCACGCCACCGAATGGCCGGCCTGGCGCCAGTTGCTGGCGCGCTTTTTCAGCAAGGCGACATTCGCCGGATTCCAGTCGCGCCAGCAAGCATTGTCGGACGAGTACGACAGCCTGCGCACCGAGCGCGCGCGCTTGAAAGTGGCGCGCCTGGAAGCGCTGACCAGCGCCAGCAACTGCGCGGCGCACTGGCAGGCGGCCCGGGCCGATGCTGCCACGCACGCCGCGGCGCTGCGCACCGTCCGCCAGCGCCTCGACGCGCTCGCGGCCACCTTGGGCGAAGCCGCCTTCGACCCGGCCGCGTTTGCCGCGCTTCCGGTCGAGCAGCAACAGAAGTCCCTGCCGCGCAGCAACGCCAGGTATCACACGGCGCGCGCCACGGTGTTCGTCGCCGCCATGCAGCTGCACAAGGCTTTCCTCAAGCATGCCGGCAAACCGTTCGAAACCAACTTCCGCCTGGCGCTGGCCATGCTGGCGCAGGAAGGCTACATCCAGCCGCACCTGGCAGCCATGGCGCGCCACTTGTGGGCCACCTTTTTCCTGGCCGTGCCGGTGGTATCGAGCACGTTCGCGTCGGTATCGCGCTGCTTCGCCGACCTTGGCGAAGGAGAAATCGGGCTGCTGCTGGTGGACGAAGGCGGGCAGGCGGTGCCATCGCACGCGCTGGGCGCCATCTGGCGCTCGAAGCGCGCCCTGATCGTCGGCGACCCGCTGCAGGTCGAACCCGTGGTCACGATGGACAAGAAGCTCGACTACGGCATCCTCAGCTACCACCAGGCGCCGGCCGAGCACCAGCTGACCGCGTATTCGGCCCAGCACCTGGCTGACCGCGGCAACCGCTTCGGCGCCAACGTGGTGCAGTACGACGGCAGCGACCTGTGGGTCGGCGCGCCGCTGCGGGTGCACCGGCGCTGCGCCGATCCGATGTTTTCGCTGTCGAACCAGATTGCCTACAACGCCAAGATGGTCTACGGACCGGCGCGTGCCGAGGAAGAACAAGCCACCGCACTGCGTCCGCTGCTCGGTCCGTCGTGCTGGCACGACATAGTTGACGGCGAATTCGAGGAGCACTACAACGAGCGCGAAGGCGCGGTTGCTGCCGGCATCGTGGTGCGTTACGCCAGCAACGGCTGGGTCGACAAAGCGCACGGCTTGCCGGACCTGTTCCTGATCTCGCCGTTCAAATCGGTGGCGCAGGAGCTGACGGGGCTGCTGCGGGCACGCGCCGACGAGTGGGCGGGCGACGCGGACGACGAGGCCATTGCCAAGTGGCTGCACGGGCACGTGGGCACGGTGCATACCTTCCAGGGAAAAGAGTGCGAGACGGTGGTATTCGTCCTCGGCGGCAAGACCAACGAAGCGCGCAACTGGGCCGCTGGCCGGCCCAACATCATCAACGTTGCCGCGACCAGAGCCAAGCGGCGCCTGTACGTGATCGGCAACCGCCAGCAATGGTCGCGTACGCTGTTCGGCCGCCAACTGGCCGACGCCGTACCCTTACTTTCCCAACCGGGGTCAGAGCTCTGA